One genomic segment of Tripterygium wilfordii isolate XIE 37 chromosome 9, ASM1340144v1, whole genome shotgun sequence includes these proteins:
- the LOC120005484 gene encoding F-box protein CPR1-like yields MFQPENMSCYHLHIMRMPDHCPITAYGFGYDSVSDDYKLILVDEISKFHNVVCVYSMKRNEWVRSWMFSNLIPNLSGVVVKGFVNWVYRKEGKIVAFDLDTEEFRLVPLPNRRRHEYESASDVTVDVLRGCLLMIIPSEREIEMWVMKDYMVKESWTKLYTISRRRSFICPINSNEFLIRSPIGYDYIGLYRYNPVTREEIDVHSNAVNGQTYDTLTVVFVESLVQIRKLMGAGGRPRVRQGKPIGYIK; encoded by the coding sequence ATGTTTCAACCGGAGAATATGTCATGCTACCATCTCCATATCATGCGTATGCCCGATCATTGCCCCATAACAGCTTACGGGTTTGGATATGATTCTGTTAGTGATGATTATAAGCTGATTTTAGTTGACGAAATAAGCAAGTTTCATAATGTCGTTTGTGTTTATAGTATGAAAAGAAACGAATGGGTTCGGAGTTGGATGTTCTCCAATCTCATTCCCAATTTAAGTGGAGTCGTTGTGAAAGGATTTGTCAATTGGGTGTATCGGAAAGAAGGGAAAATTGTTGCTTTTGATCTTGATACTGAAGAATTTCGTTTAGTGCCTTTACCCAACCGGAGGAGGCATGAATATGAGAGTGCTTCAGATGTGACTGTAGACGTATTGAGAGGATGCCTCTTGATGATTATTCCAAGTGAAAGAGAGATTGAGATGTGGGTGATGAAAGATTACATGGTCAAAGAGTCATGGACTAAACTTTATACGATCTCACGCAGAAGGAGTTTTATTTGTCCAATAAATAGCAATGAATTTCTCATACGAAGTCCCATCGGCTATGACTACATCGGCTTGTATAGGTACAACCCAGTGACGAGAGAGGAAATAGATGTCCACAGCAATGCGGTTAATGGACAGACATATGATACTCTAACAGTGGTTTTTGTGGAAAGTCTTGTTCAAATCAGAAAGTTAATGGGAGCAGGAGGTAGGCCTAGAGTAAGGCAAGGAAAACCAATTGGTTATATCAAGTGA